ATCCCGCCCTGGCCGAACGGGTGAACGTCGGCGGCACGAGGAATATCATTCGCGCTGCCAATAATGGCCGAGACCCGCTCATCATCTTCGCTTCATCGGTGTCGGTGTACGGCGACAGGCTTTCCGACCCGTGGATACGCGTTACGGATGCGCTCTCCCCGGGCAATGATGCGTACGCAAAGACGAAGATACAGTCCGAGAGCGATCTCGCCTCGTCAGGAAGACGATGCGCGATATTCCGCCTCAACGCGGTGATGTACCCCACCATATCGATGAACAGCGCGATGTTCCACATGCCGCTCGCCACCGAACTTGAGATCATCACCTCCGCGGATGCAGGGTACGCGTTCGCGCATGCCGTCGAGCACCCCGAACTCGCAGGAAGGATATTTGATCTCGGCGGCGGCCCGGCATGCAGAACGACGTACCGCGAGTACATCGACAACTGCTTCGAGGTCATGGGTCTCGGACGCGGCTTTTTACCCGAATCGGCGTTCGCAAAAAAGGATTTTCACTGCGGAAATTACGCCGACAGCAATGTGCTCAATGACATTTTGCATCATCAGCGCGCAACGATCGCATCGCATCTCATCGAAATGCGGGCGGTGCTCCCCCGGTGGAAGCGGGCGATAGCCGGTATGATAAAAGGGGTGATACGCCGCCGAATACTGCGTTTTTCC
This is a stretch of genomic DNA from Spirochaetota bacterium. It encodes these proteins:
- a CDS encoding NAD(P)-dependent oxidoreductase; its protein translation is MKKILVTGASGVVGRETLAALANMTSVHVTAFDKPTPHAKRTLTRSRSCDIIWGDITDTAAAAHAMKDIDVVIHLAAIIPPLAEKDPALAERVNVGGTRNIIRAANNGRDPLIIFASSVSVYGDRLSDPWIRVTDALSPGNDAYAKTKIQSESDLASSGRRCAIFRLNAVMYPTISMNSAMFHMPLATELEIITSADAGYAFAHAVEHPELAGRIFDLGGGPACRTTYREYIDNCFEVMGLGRGFLPESAFAKKDFHCGNYADSNVLNDILHHQRATIASHLIEMRAVLPRWKRAIAGMIKGVIRRRILRFSECAAE